A genomic segment from Sphingopyxis sp. DBS4 encodes:
- a CDS encoding glutathione S-transferase family protein codes for MKLFIGNKAYSSWSLRGWLAARHSGLPFEEVAVPLYDEDWSNRREGDEFAPSGGKVPILWDGADTVVWDSLAIIDYLNEKTGGTRGYWPDDMAARAMARSMAAEMHSSFAALRRDCSMNIRRIYPAAELAPDVQADVIRIMQIWAEARARFGGEGDYLFGDWSAADMMFAPVVTRFVTYSIALPRFAIPYCQAVISHPHMQEWIGGAQAEDWVIEAFEGPAEG; via the coding sequence ATGAAACTGTTCATCGGCAACAAGGCCTATTCGAGCTGGAGCCTGCGCGGCTGGCTCGCGGCGCGGCACAGCGGGTTGCCCTTCGAGGAAGTCGCCGTCCCGCTCTATGACGAGGACTGGTCGAACCGGCGCGAGGGCGACGAGTTCGCGCCGTCGGGCGGCAAGGTGCCTATCCTGTGGGACGGCGCCGACACCGTGGTCTGGGACAGCCTGGCGATCATCGACTATCTCAACGAAAAGACCGGCGGTACCCGCGGCTATTGGCCCGACGATATGGCCGCGCGGGCGATGGCACGCTCGATGGCGGCCGAAATGCATTCGAGCTTCGCGGCGCTCCGCCGCGATTGCAGCATGAACATCCGCCGCATCTATCCCGCCGCCGAACTCGCGCCCGACGTCCAGGCCGACGTCATCCGCATCATGCAGATCTGGGCCGAGGCGCGTGCGCGCTTCGGCGGCGAGGGCGATTATCTGTTCGGCGACTGGTCGGCCGCCGACATGATGTTCGCGCCCGTCGTCACCCGCTTCGTCACTTACTCGATCGCGCTCCCGCGCTTCGCCATCCCCTATTGCCAGGCGGTGATCAGCCACCCGCACATGCAGGAATGGATCGGCGGCGCGCAGGCCGAGGACTGGGTGATCGAGGCGTTCGAGGGACCGGCCGAGGGTTGA
- the yihA gene encoding ribosome biogenesis GTP-binding protein YihA/YsxC: MTKMDEVDPTLPERARKLFAGPIAFLKSAPALQHLPAPSVPEIAFAGRSNVGKSSLLNALTNRNGLARTSVTPGRTQELNYFDVGAPLVFRLVDMPGYGFAKAPKDVVKKWRFLVNDYLRGRQVLKRTLVLIDSRHGIKDVDREVLEMLDTAAVSYRLVLTKADKVKASDLTAIHAATEAEARKHPAAHPEVIATSSEKGLGIAELRTAVLEAVES, translated from the coding sequence ATGACGAAGATGGATGAGGTCGACCCCACGCTCCCCGAACGCGCGCGCAAGCTGTTCGCGGGCCCGATCGCCTTCCTGAAATCGGCGCCCGCGCTCCAGCACCTGCCCGCGCCTTCGGTGCCCGAGATCGCCTTCGCGGGCCGCTCGAACGTCGGCAAATCCTCGCTGCTCAACGCGCTGACCAACCGCAACGGCCTCGCGCGCACCTCGGTGACCCCGGGGCGGACGCAGGAACTCAACTATTTCGACGTCGGCGCGCCCCTGGTGTTCCGGCTCGTCGACATGCCCGGCTACGGCTTTGCCAAGGCGCCGAAGGATGTCGTCAAGAAATGGCGCTTTCTGGTGAACGATTACCTCCGCGGCCGGCAGGTGCTCAAGCGCACGCTGGTGCTGATCGACAGCCGCCACGGCATCAAGGACGTCGACCGCGAGGTGCTCGAAATGCTCGACACCGCGGCGGTCAGCTATCGCCTCGTGCTCACCAAGGCCGACAAGGTCAAGGCGAGCGACCTCACCGCCATCCACGCCGCGACCGAGGCCGAGGCGCGCAAGCACCCCGCCGCGCACCCTGAGGTGATCGCGACGAGCAGCGAGAAAGGCCTAGGAATCGCAGAGTTGCGCACCGCGGTGCTGGAAGCGGTGGAAAGCTAA
- the yidC gene encoding membrane protein insertase YidC has translation MDDKRNWITAILLSAAILLGWNFVSQKFLPTPPKPDVTKTLAGADGAANPAVPAQPGTPAAPAAAAPTVQTAVPVETALASGNRVAIETPALSGSISLVGARIDDITLTKYRQTIKKDSPPVRLFAPANTKAAYFASVGWSAQGIEVPGPATVWTASGAKLTPATPVTLSWANGTGQSFRIEYSIDDDYLITAKQTVANAGATPVAVQSDAFIIRGGRPTHPEDHDTTTIHSGPTGLLDSKSNFTNYDEIEKADNGLMNFKSVGWIGFTDKYWLSAIVPAESQRASGFFKSLPNKGFQAFFSSGLNQIAPGRQITTTSRVFVGAKEVSTLQRYEKDLNIPRLSNAIDWGWFEFFEVPIFKLLDWLFHQVGNFGVAIMLLTVIIRALMFPVAQRQFHSMAQMRLVQPKMKALQERYKDDKPRQQQELMKLYKDEKINPLAGCLPIVLQIPIFYALYKVLMLTIEMRHQPFVLWIRDLSAPDPAHFLNLFGLLNFTPPSLLALGPLALILGVTMFLQFRLNPQATDPVQQQVFKIMPWLFMFIMAPFAAGLLLYWITNNCLSIAQQQFMYRKFPQLRAAPVK, from the coding sequence GTGGACGACAAGCGTAACTGGATCACGGCAATCTTGCTGTCGGCGGCCATCCTGCTCGGCTGGAACTTCGTCTCGCAGAAATTCTTGCCCACCCCGCCGAAGCCCGATGTGACGAAGACCCTCGCAGGCGCGGACGGGGCGGCCAATCCGGCGGTGCCCGCGCAGCCCGGAACTCCCGCGGCACCTGCGGCGGCGGCGCCAACGGTCCAGACGGCCGTTCCGGTGGAAACGGCGCTCGCCTCGGGCAACCGGGTCGCGATAGAAACCCCGGCATTGTCGGGATCGATCAGCCTCGTCGGCGCGCGGATCGACGACATCACGCTCACCAAATACCGCCAGACGATCAAGAAGGATTCGCCCCCCGTCCGGCTCTTCGCGCCCGCGAACACCAAGGCCGCCTATTTCGCCAGCGTCGGCTGGTCGGCGCAGGGCATCGAGGTTCCGGGGCCGGCCACCGTCTGGACCGCGAGCGGCGCCAAACTGACCCCGGCCACCCCCGTAACGCTGAGCTGGGCGAACGGCACCGGGCAAAGCTTTCGCATCGAATACAGCATCGACGACGACTATTTGATCACGGCGAAGCAAACCGTCGCTAACGCAGGCGCAACGCCCGTGGCCGTTCAAAGCGACGCCTTTATCATTCGCGGAGGTCGACCGACTCACCCCGAAGACCACGACACCACCACTATCCATTCGGGTCCGACCGGACTTCTGGACAGTAAATCGAATTTCACCAATTATGATGAGATTGAAAAGGCCGACAACGGTTTGATGAATTTCAAGTCAGTCGGCTGGATCGGGTTTACCGACAAATACTGGCTCTCAGCGATCGTCCCTGCAGAAAGCCAAAGGGCATCTGGCTTTTTCAAATCGCTGCCAAACAAGGGCTTTCAGGCGTTCTTCTCAAGCGGACTCAACCAGATTGCACCGGGCCGTCAAATCACGACAACCAGCCGCGTCTTCGTCGGTGCCAAAGAAGTTTCCACCCTTCAGCGGTACGAGAAGGATCTTAACATCCCTCGCCTTTCAAATGCGATTGACTGGGGCTGGTTCGAATTTTTTGAGGTACCGATCTTCAAGCTGCTCGACTGGCTGTTCCATCAGGTCGGCAATTTCGGCGTCGCGATCATGCTGCTGACGGTGATCATCCGCGCGCTGATGTTCCCGGTCGCGCAGCGCCAGTTCCATTCGATGGCGCAGATGCGCCTCGTTCAGCCCAAGATGAAGGCGCTGCAGGAACGCTACAAGGACGACAAGCCGCGCCAGCAACAGGAGCTCATGAAGCTCTACAAGGATGAGAAGATCAATCCGCTCGCAGGCTGCCTGCCGATCGTCCTCCAGATTCCGATCTTCTATGCGCTCTACAAGGTGCTGATGCTGACGATCGAAATGCGCCACCAGCCCTTCGTGCTGTGGATCAGGGATCTGTCGGCGCCCGATCCGGCGCATTTCCTCAACCTGTTCGGCCTCTTGAATTTCACGCCGCCGTCGCTGCTCGCCCTCGGGCCGCTCGCGCTGATCCTCGGCGTCACCATGTTCCTGCAGTTCCGCCTCAACCCGCAGGCGACCGACCCGGTGCAGCAGCAGGTGTTCAAGATCATGCCGTGGCTGTTCATGTTCATCATGGCGCCCTTCGCGGCGGGCCTGCTGCTCTACTGGATCACCAACAACTGCCTGTCGATCGCGCAGCAGCAGTTCATGTACCGCAAGTTCCCGCAGCTTCGGGCGGCGCCGGTCAAGTGA
- the yidD gene encoding membrane protein insertion efficiency factor YidD, protein MIARLLILIARGWQLGPSRILPPTCRYAPSCSEYAIVALKRHGAIKGGWLATKRLLRCHPWGGHGYDPVP, encoded by the coding sequence ATGATCGCCCGCCTGCTCATCCTGATCGCGCGTGGCTGGCAGCTCGGCCCGTCGCGCATCCTGCCGCCGACCTGCCGCTATGCACCGTCGTGCAGCGAATATGCGATCGTCGCGCTGAAGCGCCATGGTGCGATCAAGGGTGGCTGGCTGGCGACAAAGCGGCTATTGCGCTGCCACCCTTGGGGGGGCCATGGTTACGACCCGGTGCCGTAA
- the rnpA gene encoding ribonuclease P protein component, whose translation MRTLSKRSEFLAANRGLRFPMPGFVLLVRPRGDDDAVPGIGFTVSKKVGNSVTRNRMKRRFRKLARAALPESGIAGADHVLIGRPGGNAIAFAELAGHLESALKRAAKKLAK comes from the coding sequence GTGCGAACGCTTTCCAAACGCAGCGAATTTCTGGCCGCGAACCGCGGCCTTCGCTTTCCCATGCCCGGCTTCGTCCTCCTCGTCCGCCCGCGCGGCGACGATGACGCTGTGCCAGGCATCGGCTTTACCGTCAGCAAGAAGGTCGGCAATTCGGTCACCCGCAACCGGATGAAGCGGCGGTTTCGCAAACTGGCCCGCGCCGCGCTGCCCGAATCGGGAATTGCCGGCGCCGATCATGTGCTGATCGGCCGACCGGGCGGGAATGCCATCGCCTTTGCCGAACTGGCGGGCCATCTCGAATCGGCGCTGAAGCGCGCGGCGAAGAAGCTCGCGAAATGA
- the rpmH gene encoding 50S ribosomal protein L34, with product MKRTYQPSRLVRKRRHGFRARKATVGGRKVLAARRARGRAKLSA from the coding sequence ATGAAGCGCACCTATCAACCGAGCCGCCTCGTGCGCAAGCGCCGTCACGGCTTCCGCGCCCGCAAGGCGACCGTCGGCGGCCGCAAGGTCCTCGCCGCCCGTCGCGCACGCGGTCGCGCGAAGCTGTCGGCCTAA
- a CDS encoding PGPGW domain-containing protein — translation MTGRSLYQRLRSNAQVRTLLFCAGVLLIVAGVIIAPLPGPGFVILSPVGLMLCLQNSAWAKRRYVRFKRRHPRYGDWTDRVMRRVSAARRRARDRIEDILDDD, via the coding sequence ATGACAGGGCGCAGCCTCTACCAGCGATTGCGATCGAACGCGCAGGTCCGCACCCTCCTGTTCTGCGCCGGGGTGCTGCTGATCGTCGCCGGGGTGATCATCGCCCCGCTGCCCGGCCCCGGCTTCGTCATCCTGTCCCCGGTCGGGCTGATGCTCTGCCTTCAGAACAGCGCCTGGGCAAAGCGCCGCTACGTCCGCTTCAAACGGCGCCATCCGCGCTACGGCGACTGGACCGACCGGGTGATGCGCCGCGTCAGCGCCGCGCGCCGCCGCGCCCGCGACCGGATCGAGGATATCCTCGATGACGATTGA
- a CDS encoding alpha/beta hydrolase, producing MVSPAALVRTLLIAAFAALLAFAPASAQQVVTVTTTVTWTYDTGDDRADADDGDVIDESAALLADEELADGRLAEDADLGATRRYAPSATLATLGQAKARFGPFAVVDGTTVRMAGDVTSATPRQFAAMLAAFPGLKRLEMIDCPGSLDEEANLILARAIRRAGLETIVPSGGSVRSGAVELWLAGAVRRAAADAEFGVHSWADETGREANDYPADDPVHAEYLSYYREMGMDDAKARAFYALTNATPFDDVRYLTRADMARFVTLN from the coding sequence ATGGTTTCGCCGGCCGCTCTCGTCCGCACCCTCCTTATCGCCGCTTTCGCGGCGCTGTTGGCGTTCGCCCCGGCCAGCGCCCAGCAGGTCGTGACCGTCACCACGACGGTGACGTGGACCTATGACACGGGCGATGACAGAGCCGACGCGGACGATGGCGACGTCATCGACGAAAGCGCCGCGCTGCTCGCCGATGAAGAGCTTGCCGACGGGAGGCTCGCCGAAGACGCCGACCTCGGCGCGACGCGCCGCTATGCGCCCTCGGCCACTCTCGCGACGCTCGGCCAGGCGAAGGCGCGCTTCGGTCCCTTCGCGGTCGTCGACGGAACGACGGTTCGGATGGCGGGCGACGTCACCTCGGCGACGCCGCGCCAGTTCGCGGCGATGCTCGCGGCCTTTCCGGGTCTCAAGCGGCTCGAGATGATCGACTGCCCCGGCAGCCTCGACGAGGAGGCCAATCTGATCCTCGCCCGCGCGATCCGCCGCGCCGGGCTCGAAACCATCGTCCCGAGCGGCGGTTCGGTGCGGTCGGGCGCGGTCGAGCTCTGGCTCGCCGGCGCCGTCCGCCGCGCCGCGGCCGACGCCGAATTCGGCGTCCATAGCTGGGCCGACGAAACCGGCCGCGAAGCCAACGACTATCCCGCCGACGACCCGGTGCATGCCGAATATCTGAGCTATTACCGCGAAATGGGCATGGACGACGCGAAGGCTCGCGCCTTTTATGCGCTCACCAATGCGACGCCGTTCGACGACGTCCGCTACCTGACCCGCGCCGACATGGCGCGCTTCGTGACGCTGAACTGA
- a CDS encoding SRPBCC domain-containing protein, with product MSEPRELSVSTFIAAPPDKVWQAMTDRMAEWWCPKPWTVTLDAIDLSPGGRCAMTMHGPEGETMPSDGIFLEVVPGRRFVTTDAVVRDESGRLAPAGPFMIGGWEIEPEAGGTRFTGWARHWTDEAVAQHEAMGFTPGWSAVAEQLKALCEAD from the coding sequence ATGAGCGAACCCCGCGAACTGTCGGTATCGACCTTCATCGCCGCGCCGCCGGACAAGGTCTGGCAGGCGATGACCGATCGCATGGCCGAATGGTGGTGCCCGAAACCCTGGACCGTCACGCTCGACGCGATCGACCTCAGCCCCGGCGGCCGCTGCGCAATGACGATGCACGGGCCGGAGGGCGAGACGATGCCGAGCGACGGGATATTCCTCGAAGTCGTGCCGGGCCGGCGCTTCGTCACCACCGACGCGGTCGTCCGCGACGAAAGCGGCCGCCTCGCCCCCGCCGGCCCCTTCATGATCGGCGGCTGGGAAATCGAACCCGAAGCGGGCGGCACCCGCTTCACCGGCTGGGCGCGCCACTGGACCGATGAGGCGGTGGCGCAGCATGAAGCAATGGGCTTCACCCCCGGCTGGAGCGCGGTGGCCGAGCAGTTGAAGGCGCTGTGCGAGGCCGATTGA
- a CDS encoding glutathione S-transferase family protein: MADTKGRLMPILYGHPFSSYTWKALIALYEKDIAFDYRILEAEWPQHGEELKSHWPVGKFPLLVGDDGRAWFEASIIIEYLDRLTPEPRLIPQDFEAAMQVRLLDRVFDNHVMTPMQEVVNDALRGPENHLPMIVDQAKARLETIYGWLDKELAAGGWAAPTGFSLADCAAAPSLFYADWVHPIAAAHANLRAYRARLLAHPSVARCVEDARPYRAYFPLGAPDRD, translated from the coding sequence ATGGCTGACACGAAAGGCCGTCTGATGCCGATCCTCTATGGTCACCCCTTTTCGAGCTACACCTGGAAGGCGCTGATCGCGCTCTACGAAAAGGACATCGCCTTCGACTATCGCATCCTCGAGGCCGAATGGCCGCAGCATGGCGAGGAGCTCAAATCGCACTGGCCGGTCGGCAAGTTCCCGCTGCTCGTCGGCGACGACGGCCGCGCCTGGTTCGAGGCATCGATCATCATCGAATATCTCGACCGTCTGACGCCCGAACCGCGGCTGATCCCGCAGGATTTCGAAGCGGCGATGCAGGTCCGCCTGCTCGACCGCGTCTTCGACAATCATGTCATGACTCCGATGCAGGAGGTGGTGAACGACGCGCTGCGCGGCCCCGAAAATCACCTGCCGATGATCGTCGATCAGGCGAAAGCGCGGCTGGAGACCATCTATGGCTGGCTCGACAAGGAGCTCGCGGCGGGCGGCTGGGCGGCACCGACCGGCTTCAGCCTCGCCGATTGCGCCGCAGCCCCATCGCTGTTCTACGCCGACTGGGTCCATCCGATCGCCGCGGCCCATGCGAACCTGCGCGCCTATCGCGCGCGCCTGCTCGCGCATCCATCGGTCGCGCGCTGCGTCGAGGACGCCCGCCCCTATCGCGCCTATTTCCCGCTCGGCGCCCCCGACCGCGACTGA
- a CDS encoding VOC family protein has product MSNQPLNQPTGQAVTLCLWYDKDAEEAANFYAATFPGSRVGSVHRAPGDFPGGKQGDALTVDFTVLGIPCVGLNGGPVFPHSEAFSFQVHTDTQEETDRYWNAIVGNGGQESACGWCKDKWGLNWQITPRALTDATMGGDPAVAKRAFDAMMTMKKIDIAAIEAAVRGEAVG; this is encoded by the coding sequence ATGTCGAACCAACCCCTAAATCAACCCACGGGCCAGGCCGTGACCCTCTGCCTCTGGTACGACAAGGATGCCGAGGAAGCTGCCAATTTCTATGCCGCGACCTTTCCGGGCAGCCGGGTCGGCAGCGTCCACCGCGCGCCGGGCGATTTTCCCGGCGGCAAGCAAGGCGATGCGCTGACGGTCGATTTCACCGTCCTCGGCATTCCCTGCGTCGGCCTCAACGGCGGTCCGGTCTTTCCGCACAGCGAGGCCTTTTCCTTTCAGGTCCACACCGACACGCAGGAAGAGACCGACCGTTACTGGAACGCGATCGTCGGTAACGGCGGGCAGGAAAGCGCCTGCGGCTGGTGCAAGGACAAATGGGGCCTCAACTGGCAGATCACCCCGCGCGCCCTGACCGACGCGACGATGGGCGGCGACCCCGCGGTCGCGAAGCGCGCCTTCGACGCGATGATGACGATGAAGAAGATCGACATCGCCGCAATCGAGGCCGCGGTCCGGGGTGAGGCCGTTGGCTAA
- a CDS encoding glyoxalase/bleomycin resistance/extradiol dioxygenase family protein has translation MPNQPDQRPSSGLTPHIAIPDKRGTEAIDFYRKAFGATERMRVPADDGVRLMHAHLTVNGASLMMHDDFPEYTGHAMAAPTGMTLHLSVDDTDAWYERAIAAGAASTLEPHDAFWGDRYAQVKDPFGHLWSIGGPVKGEK, from the coding sequence ATGCCGAACCAACCCGACCAGCGCCCGAGCTCGGGCCTGACCCCGCATATCGCCATCCCCGACAAGCGCGGCACCGAGGCGATCGATTTCTATCGCAAGGCGTTCGGCGCGACCGAGCGGATGCGCGTCCCCGCCGACGACGGGGTGCGGCTGATGCACGCGCACCTCACCGTCAACGGCGCATCGCTGATGATGCACGACGATTTCCCCGAATATACGGGGCACGCGATGGCGGCACCGACCGGCATGACCCTGCACCTCAGCGTCGATGACACCGACGCCTGGTACGAACGCGCGATCGCGGCGGGAGCCGCGTCGACGCTCGAACCGCACGATGCTTTCTGGGGGGACCGCTATGCCCAGGTGAAAGATCCGTTCGGCCATCTCTGGTCGATCGGCGGGCCCGTCAAAGGAGAGAAATAA
- a CDS encoding VOC family protein — MTDAANFIWYELMTPDPAGAARFYGAVVGWTIAATRDPAAGDVDYRMIGRSDGGNAGGILALNADMLAGGARPAWLGYIHAPDVDAAIAAIKADGGAVHMPATDLPVGRIAMVSDPQSAAFYIMDPVPPPGMEGMESDVFSVDQPQRVRWNELSTSDPDAAIAFYTRHFGWGQDGAMDMGDMGAYRFLQRGDVGIGAVMPLMPGMPAAMWSFYIGVDDIDRAHAAVTANGGRILTEPMEIPGGEYAMNGVDPQGAAFGLVGPRKS, encoded by the coding sequence ATGACCGACGCCGCCAACTTCATCTGGTACGAACTGATGACTCCCGACCCGGCGGGCGCCGCGCGCTTCTATGGCGCCGTCGTCGGCTGGACGATCGCCGCGACACGCGACCCCGCCGCAGGCGATGTCGACTATCGCATGATCGGCCGCAGCGACGGCGGCAATGCCGGCGGCATCCTCGCGCTGAATGCCGACATGCTCGCCGGTGGCGCGCGGCCGGCGTGGCTCGGCTATATCCACGCCCCCGACGTCGATGCCGCGATCGCCGCGATCAAGGCCGACGGCGGCGCGGTGCATATGCCCGCGACCGACCTGCCCGTCGGGCGCATCGCGATGGTGTCCGACCCGCAGAGCGCCGCCTTCTACATCATGGACCCGGTGCCGCCCCCGGGCATGGAGGGCATGGAGAGCGACGTCTTCTCGGTCGACCAGCCGCAGCGCGTCCGCTGGAACGAGCTGTCGACGAGCGATCCCGACGCCGCCATCGCCTTCTACACCCGGCATTTCGGCTGGGGGCAGGACGGCGCGATGGATATGGGCGACATGGGCGCCTACCGCTTCCTGCAGCGCGGCGACGTGGGCATCGGCGCGGTGATGCCGCTGATGCCCGGCATGCCTGCCGCTATGTGGAGCTTCTACATCGGCGTCGACGACATCGACCGCGCCCATGCCGCGGTGACCGCGAACGGCGGCCGCATCCTGACCGAACCGATGGAGATCCCCGGCGGGGAATATGCGATGAACGGCGTCGATCCCCAAGGCGCCGCCTTCGGCCTGGTGGGACCGCGGAAGAGCTGA
- a CDS encoding DUF899 family protein — protein sequence MNHIAYPNESAAYRAARNALLGEEIALRRRIEAVAAQRRALPPGGEIAEDYVFERIGAHQRPETVTLSGLFGDRPSIILYSFMFGPDRDVPCPGCTHMLDSVDGGARYIDDRAPLYIVAKSPIARLVEWARLRGWHHLSFLSDVTTRYSADYFGDTRKFPPAMRADRDLKDGEEWDETIFNVFRKEGGTVRHHWGSEMAFAPSDPGQHHRAGDLVDSLWGLLDMTPEGRGDYFPTVEGTKP from the coding sequence ATGAACCATATCGCCTATCCCAACGAAAGCGCCGCCTATCGTGCCGCGCGCAACGCGCTTCTGGGCGAAGAGATCGCGCTCCGCCGCCGGATCGAGGCGGTCGCCGCGCAGCGCCGCGCCCTGCCCCCCGGCGGCGAGATCGCCGAGGATTATGTCTTCGAGCGCATCGGCGCGCACCAGCGGCCCGAGACGGTGACGCTGTCCGGACTGTTCGGCGACAGGCCGAGCATCATCCTCTACAGCTTCATGTTCGGCCCCGACCGCGATGTCCCCTGCCCCGGCTGCACGCACATGCTCGATTCGGTCGACGGCGGCGCGCGCTATATCGACGACCGCGCGCCGCTCTATATCGTCGCCAAATCGCCGATCGCGCGGCTCGTCGAATGGGCGCGGCTGCGCGGTTGGCATCACCTGAGCTTCCTGTCGGACGTCACCACTCGCTATTCGGCCGATTATTTCGGCGACACGCGCAAATTCCCGCCCGCGATGCGCGCCGACCGCGATCTGAAGGACGGCGAGGAGTGGGACGAGACGATCTTCAACGTCTTCCGCAAGGAAGGCGGCACCGTCCGCCATCACTGGGGCAGCGAAATGGCGTTCGCGCCATCCGACCCCGGCCAGCACCACCGCGCCGGCGACCTCGTCGATTCGCTGTGGGGCCTGCTCGACATGACCCCCGAGGGCCGCGGGGATTATTTCCCGACCGTGGAAGGAACCAAGCCATGA
- a CDS encoding DUF1428 domain-containing protein, which yields MRMIFAGFDSMIDDRADGSMGYVDGYLVPVPDDNKDAYRAMAAKASEVFRDHGATRVVEAWGDDVPDGKITDYHRAAHRKDGETVVFSWVEWPDKETRMAGWDKVMKDERMQHDPNDQTFDGKRMIYGGFAPIVEA from the coding sequence ATGCGGATGATCTTCGCCGGCTTCGATTCGATGATCGACGACCGCGCGGACGGGAGCATGGGCTATGTCGACGGCTATCTCGTCCCCGTCCCCGACGACAACAAGGACGCCTATCGCGCGATGGCCGCCAAGGCGTCCGAAGTCTTCCGCGACCATGGCGCGACGCGCGTCGTCGAGGCGTGGGGCGACGATGTGCCCGACGGCAAGATCACCGATTATCACCGCGCCGCGCACCGGAAGGACGGTGAGACCGTCGTCTTCAGCTGGGTCGAGTGGCCCGACAAGGAAACGCGCATGGCGGGCTGGGACAAGGTGATGAAGGACGAGCGGATGCAGCATGATCCGAACGACCAGACCTTCGACGGCAAGCGCATGATCTACGGCGGCTTTGCGCCGATCGTCGAGGCGTGA
- a CDS encoding glutathione S-transferase family protein, with translation MPVNPDSRLEITAFDWVPDFARGFVRDLRPRWACEEIGLDYAEHLISAINRPADHFLFQPWGQVPVLDDGGVRLFESGAILLHLAEKDARLLPRDGQARANTLAWLFAAYNSVEPMLFELGNVDLFAKDEEWAKLRRPSLIEFIQGRLGRLNDAIGDKSYLAGDFTVADIAMATVLREAVEAGLVAEQPRLQGYLDRCLARSAFQRALAAQLAAFSEEAGPPAA, from the coding sequence ATGCCCGTGAACCCCGACAGCCGCCTCGAAATCACCGCTTTCGACTGGGTGCCCGACTTCGCGCGCGGCTTCGTCCGCGATCTCCGCCCGCGCTGGGCGTGCGAGGAGATCGGACTCGACTATGCCGAGCATCTGATCAGCGCGATCAACCGCCCCGCCGATCATTTCCTGTTCCAGCCGTGGGGTCAGGTGCCGGTGCTCGACGACGGCGGCGTCCGCCTGTTCGAAAGCGGCGCGATCCTGCTTCATCTCGCCGAAAAGGACGCGCGGCTGCTGCCCCGCGACGGTCAGGCGCGCGCCAACACCCTCGCCTGGCTCTTCGCCGCCTATAACAGCGTCGAGCCGATGCTGTTCGAACTCGGCAATGTCGACCTGTTCGCGAAAGACGAGGAATGGGCGAAACTCCGCCGCCCGAGCCTGATCGAGTTCATTCAGGGCCGGCTCGGCCGCCTGAACGACGCCATCGGCGACAAATCCTATCTGGCGGGCGACTTCACCGTCGCCGACATCGCAATGGCGACCGTGCTCCGCGAAGCCGTCGAGGCCGGCCTGGTCGCCGAGCAGCCACGGCTGCAGGGCTATTTGGACCGCTGCCTCGCTCGCTCCGCCTTCCAGCGCGCGCTCGCCGCGCAGCTTGCCGCCTTCAGCGAAGAAGCGGGACCGCCCGCCGCCTGA
- a CDS encoding glutathione S-transferase family protein: MSAVPEITAYRSVPDFACGRIKDIRIRWALDEIGQRYSTRLIGGIFEDKAPAYLADQPFGQVPVYKEDGLILFETGSILIHIGEAGARLLSRDAKGRGRAISWMIAALNSVEPMIQTLVVLTVKGQGTDWLADATAAAKPFAEQRLARLSQALGDRDWLEADFSIGDIVMIDVLRNANPELLAPHPNLTAYVARGTSRPAFQSAMAAHLADCAVGEPLPA; this comes from the coding sequence ATGTCTGCCGTGCCAGAGATCACCGCTTACAGATCGGTTCCCGACTTCGCCTGCGGCCGCATCAAGGACATTCGCATCCGCTGGGCGCTCGACGAAATCGGGCAGCGCTACAGCACACGGCTGATCGGCGGCATTTTCGAGGACAAGGCACCGGCCTATCTCGCCGATCAGCCGTTCGGACAGGTTCCGGTCTATAAGGAGGATGGCCTGATCCTGTTCGAAACGGGTTCGATCCTGATCCACATCGGCGAGGCCGGCGCGCGCCTGCTGTCGCGCGACGCAAAAGGGCGCGGGCGCGCGATCAGCTGGATGATCGCCGCGCTCAACAGCGTCGAGCCCATGATCCAGACGCTGGTGGTGCTGACCGTCAAGGGACAGGGCACCGACTGGCTTGCCGACGCCACGGCCGCGGCGAAACCCTTTGCCGAGCAGCGGCTGGCGCGCTTGTCGCAGGCGCTCGGGGACCGCGACTGGCTGGAAGCTGATTTTTCGATCGGCGACATCGTGATGATCGACGTGCTGCGCAACGCAAACCCGGAGTTGCTGGCGCCGCACCCCAATCTGACCGCCTATGTCGCGCGCGGCACGTCGCGCCCGGCCTTTCAAAGCGCGATGGCGGCGCATCTCGCCGACTGCGCGGTCGGCGAACCGCTGCCTGCCTGA